The DNA sequence GGCTATAGAGTTCATCGTTCTCCAGGTCGTCGGCATCGGGCCGGAATGCTTGATCGGCGAAGTACCAGTAGCTGGTGAGGCCCCGCGTCTCGCTCTGCTTGTGCGAGGCGTCGAACTGGATGAGCAGGTCGTCGCTGACGTTCCAGTCCAGGGCGACGCTGGCCATGTGGCGGCGTTCGACCTGGCCGTCGATGGCGGTTTCACCATCCTGAGCGAGCAGGTTGACGCGGTAGGCAAAGCGACCTTCGCTATCGATCGGCCCTCCGAAGTCGCCGTGCAGGTACTGGTTCTCGCCGCCCGGAGTGCCGTAGGTCACGCTGTTGTAGCGCTCGGCAGTGGGGCGCTTGAGCACGTAATTGACCAGCCCGCCGGGGCTGGCCGGACCATAGAGAAAGCCGGACAGGCCGCTGAGAATCTCCAGCCGCTCCATTTCCTCGATGAAGTTGCCGCCGTCGTAGCCGTTGCTGAAGCGCAGGCCGTCATTGGCGATGCTCAGGTTGCCGACACCGCTGAAGCCTCGAATGGCCACCGCGCTGGCGTAGCCGGCACTGGTCGGGGAGGTGAACTGCGTGGTAGGGCTGAGCTTGAAAATGTCGTCGCTGGAAGTGGCTTGGATGTTGTCCATCAGTTCCGAGGAAATCACCGTCACTGAATAGGGCGCATCCTGAAGTGGCATCCCACCCAGCGCGCCGACGTTGCGCACGGTGCTGGTGCGATAGCCGCTTTCTTCACTGCCTTCGGCCAGCGCCTCGGTTGCCGTCACGGTGACATCCGGAAGCGCCATCGCATCGGTCGCAGCGGGATGAAGGCTATAGCTACCCGCCGCACTCTGGCGCAGCTCCAGCCCGGTGCCTCGCAGGGCTTCTTGCAGCGCGCCCTGGCTATCGAAGCGGCCTTCCACCGGCTCGGCCATGCGATCGCGGGTCAATGCGGGATCGATGCTCAGAACCAGCCCGGCCTCTGCGGCAATACGGTTGAGTGTGGTGGCAAGGGGCGCGGTAGGGAGTGAGTAATCGCGCGTTTCGTCACGGACAACGGCACCGTCGACGGCAGATTGCGCCAGCAGCGGCGAAGGCGCGAACGCGATGGCAATGGCCAGCAGGCTGGGGCGAAACAGCGGAGTCAGTGACGGCATTGTGAATTGCTCCCGAATAGGAATGTGTCTCAGTCATTCACCAAGCCGAAGCAGAACGAAAAAGTGATAGGGGCAAATAAGAATTTTTTCGTTCGGGCATCCACGCATCTGGCGTGGATGCCATGGGCTACTTGCTGGGGACAGCCGCCGGCTCGGCCGGGACCACCTTTATCCACCAGTCGGTGTGACGTTCGATCCGCACCGGAAGGCTGGGCGGAAGGGCCGCCAGGGCCCAGTCGGTGTCATGCAGCGGAAAGCTGCCGCTGATGCGCAGGGACTCGAGGCTCGGATCGAGACCGAGATAGCCGCGGCGGTATTCGCCCAGTTTTTTCAGCAGTTCACCCAGCGGCAGGTCATCGACCACCAGCATGCCGTGGCTCCAGGCATCTGCTGCGATGGGTGCGGCCGAACTCTCTCCGAGGCGATTGCGATGCATCAGCACCTGTTCGCCAGCGCCTATGGTGCGGCCCGTTTGCCCGTCGTCTGGATGCGCGGCGACCGCCGAGCGCAGCACGATCAGCCGAGTGGCATTGCCTTCGCGGCGAACGATGAAGCGCGTACCCAGCGCTCGAAGGTCGCCCTGTGCGGTTTCCACGATGAACGGTCGCGGGTCGCTTCCCGGCGCCGTTTCCACTAGCACTTCTCCCTGATGCAGGAACAGTCCGCGTCGCCGCTCGTCGAAGTGGATGTCCAGTGCGCTGCGGCTGTTCAGCTGGATGCGGCTGTTGTCATCCAGCGTAAGGCTGCGCTGCTCGCCTGCGCCGGTGCTTGCGTCGGCGAGCCAGACC is a window from the Pseudomonas sp. MTM4 genome containing:
- a CDS encoding FecR family protein — translated: MSSDRTPVSARVLDEAIAWQLRLGDHAASMQLDAELQRWLNQSAEHAKAWAQLGGIDRRLGTINSPSARRALQRNAATKRQHAVSRTLLGLVLLGSLGIGLALQARPLPVWLADASTGAGEQRSLTLDDNSRIQLNSRSALDIHFDERRRGLFLHQGEVLVETAPGSDPRPFIVETAQGDLRALGTRFIVRREGNATRLIVLRSAVAAHPDDGQTGRTIGAGEQVLMHRNRLGESSAAPIAADAWSHGMLVVDDLPLGELLKKLGEYRRGYLGLDPSLESLRISGSFPLHDTDWALAALPPSLPVRIERHTDWWIKVVPAEPAAVPSK